One window from the genome of Rubinisphaera margarita encodes:
- a CDS encoding helix-turn-helix domain-containing protein, which translates to MFYTIREVASQLKISLSMAYALVGRGDLACYEIGSCKRVKHSDLEEFLERHRKEMNRLPSGTKKHF; encoded by the coding sequence ATGTTTTACACCATCCGTGAAGTCGCTAGTCAGCTGAAGATTAGTCTAAGTATGGCATACGCTCTCGTAGGTCGTGGTGATCTAGCTTGTTATGAAATTGGATCGTGCAAGAGGGTGAAACACTCGGATCTCGAAGAATTCTTAGAGCGTCATCGGAAGGAAATGAATCGGCTTCCCTCAGGAACTAAGAAGCACTTTTGA